A region from the Malus domestica chromosome 07, GDT2T_hap1 genome encodes:
- the LOC103420810 gene encoding cinnamoyl-CoA reductase-like SNL6 isoform X4, whose protein sequence is MALAADAICTCDDDGADEISPCSGTTTVCVMDASGRLGSTLVHRLLHRGYAVHAALQTHHIIICAGAGAGAGVDDEAECFDDELVKKKKVSVFRSDPFDYHSIMVALEGCSALFYSFEPPSDHPTYDEFMAEAEVRAAHNVLEACAQTDTIHKVVFTSSVTAVIWRDDRTTSPSSSHEIDERNWSDVNFCKKFKLWHALSKTLAEKTAWALAMDRGLNMVSVNGGLLMSPDLTITNPYLKGTAEMYQDGLLVTVDLKFLVDAHISVLEEASSYGRYVCFDRVINCYKDAVGLARMLLPPSQTSFLQTQTQPQTPS, encoded by the exons ATGGCTCTTGCAGCAGATGCTATTTGTACTTGTGATGATGATGGTGCTGATGAAATTAGTCCATGTTCAGGGACGACCACAGTCTGCGTCATGGATGCGTCCGGCCGCCTAGGCTCCACTCTCGTCCATCGCCTCTTGCACAGAGGCTATGCAGTCCATGCTGCACTCCAAACCCATCACA TTATTATATGTGCGGGTGCGGGTGCGGGTGCGGGTGTTGATGATGAAGCAGAGTGTTTTGATGACGAATTggtaaagaagaagaaagtgagcGTTTTCCGTTCAGACCCCTTTGACTACCACAGCATTATGGTCGCTTTGGAAGGATGCTCTGCCCTTTTCTACTCCTTCGAGCCTCCTTCAGACCACCCCACTTATGAT GAATTTATGGCAGAGGCAGAGGTCAGAGCAGCTCATAACGTACTGGAAGCTTGTGCCCAAACTGATACCATACACAAAGTAGTCTTTACATCCTCTGTAACAGCTGTGATTTGGAGGGACGACCGTACAACGTCGCCGTCCTCCTCCCATGAGATTGATGAGAGAAACTGGAGCGATGtcaatttttgtaaaaaattcaAG CTGTGGCATGCCCTCTCGAAGACCCTAGCCGAGAAGACAGCATGGGCTCTAGCAATGGACCGAGGACTGAACATGGTGTCCGTCAATGGCGGGCTGTTGATGAGCCCCGATCTCACCATCACTAATCCGTATCTAAAAGGAACGGCTGAGATGTACCAAGATGGGCTGTTGGTGACCGTTgatctcaagttccttgttgaCGCACACATCTCCGTCCTTGAAGAGGCGTCATCCTACGGAAGATACGTATGCTTCGACAGAGTCATCAATTGCTACAAAGATGCCGTTGGGCTCGCCCGCATGCTTTTGCCGCCTTCTCAAACTTCATTTCTCCAAACGCAAACCCAACCCCAAACCCCAAG TTAA
- the LOC103420810 gene encoding cinnamoyl-CoA reductase-like SNL6 isoform X2, whose amino-acid sequence MALAADAICTCDDDGADEISPCSGTTTVCVMDASGRLGSTLVHRLLHRGYAVHAALQTHHTECFDDELVKKKKVSVFRSDPFDYHSIMVALEGCSALFYSFEPPSDHPTYDEFMAEAEVRAAHNVLEACAQTDTIHKVVFTSSVTAVIWRDDRTTSPSSSHEIDERNWSDVNFCKKFKLWHALSKTLAEKTAWALAMDRGLNMVSVNGGLLMSPDLTITNPYLKGTAEMYQDGLLVTVDLKFLVDAHISVLEEASSYGRYVCFDRVINCYKDAVGLARMLLPPSQTSFLQTQTQPQTPSFEETETMVVYQQKISNEKLNKLMVDFDTTLQLSH is encoded by the exons ATGGCTCTTGCAGCAGATGCTATTTGTACTTGTGATGATGATGGTGCTGATGAAATTAGTCCATGTTCAGGGACGACCACAGTCTGCGTCATGGATGCGTCCGGCCGCCTAGGCTCCACTCTCGTCCATCGCCTCTTGCACAGAGGCTATGCAGTCCATGCTGCACTCCAAACCCATCACA CAGAGTGTTTTGATGACGAATTggtaaagaagaagaaagtgagcGTTTTCCGTTCAGACCCCTTTGACTACCACAGCATTATGGTCGCTTTGGAAGGATGCTCTGCCCTTTTCTACTCCTTCGAGCCTCCTTCAGACCACCCCACTTATGAT GAATTTATGGCAGAGGCAGAGGTCAGAGCAGCTCATAACGTACTGGAAGCTTGTGCCCAAACTGATACCATACACAAAGTAGTCTTTACATCCTCTGTAACAGCTGTGATTTGGAGGGACGACCGTACAACGTCGCCGTCCTCCTCCCATGAGATTGATGAGAGAAACTGGAGCGATGtcaatttttgtaaaaaattcaAG CTGTGGCATGCCCTCTCGAAGACCCTAGCCGAGAAGACAGCATGGGCTCTAGCAATGGACCGAGGACTGAACATGGTGTCCGTCAATGGCGGGCTGTTGATGAGCCCCGATCTCACCATCACTAATCCGTATCTAAAAGGAACGGCTGAGATGTACCAAGATGGGCTGTTGGTGACCGTTgatctcaagttccttgttgaCGCACACATCTCCGTCCTTGAAGAGGCGTCATCCTACGGAAGATACGTATGCTTCGACAGAGTCATCAATTGCTACAAAGATGCCGTTGGGCTCGCCCGCATGCTTTTGCCGCCTTCTCAAACTTCATTTCTCCAAACGCAAACCCAACCCCAAACCCCAAG TTTCGAGGAGACGGAGACAATGGTGGTGTACCAACAGAAGATAAGCAACGAGAAACTAAACAAACTCATGGTCGACTTTGACACCACCCTTCAACTCAGCCATTAA
- the LOC103420810 gene encoding cinnamoyl-CoA reductase-like SNL6 isoform X1, with protein MALAADAICTCDDDGADEISPCSGTTTVCVMDASGRLGSTLVHRLLHRGYAVHAALQTHHIIICAGAGAGAGVDDEAECFDDELVKKKKVSVFRSDPFDYHSIMVALEGCSALFYSFEPPSDHPTYDEFMAEAEVRAAHNVLEACAQTDTIHKVVFTSSVTAVIWRDDRTTSPSSSHEIDERNWSDVNFCKKFKLWHALSKTLAEKTAWALAMDRGLNMVSVNGGLLMSPDLTITNPYLKGTAEMYQDGLLVTVDLKFLVDAHISVLEEASSYGRYVCFDRVINCYKDAVGLARMLLPPSQTSFLQTQTQPQTPSFEETETMVVYQQKISNEKLNKLMVDFDTTLQLSH; from the exons ATGGCTCTTGCAGCAGATGCTATTTGTACTTGTGATGATGATGGTGCTGATGAAATTAGTCCATGTTCAGGGACGACCACAGTCTGCGTCATGGATGCGTCCGGCCGCCTAGGCTCCACTCTCGTCCATCGCCTCTTGCACAGAGGCTATGCAGTCCATGCTGCACTCCAAACCCATCACA TTATTATATGTGCGGGTGCGGGTGCGGGTGCGGGTGTTGATGATGAAGCAGAGTGTTTTGATGACGAATTggtaaagaagaagaaagtgagcGTTTTCCGTTCAGACCCCTTTGACTACCACAGCATTATGGTCGCTTTGGAAGGATGCTCTGCCCTTTTCTACTCCTTCGAGCCTCCTTCAGACCACCCCACTTATGAT GAATTTATGGCAGAGGCAGAGGTCAGAGCAGCTCATAACGTACTGGAAGCTTGTGCCCAAACTGATACCATACACAAAGTAGTCTTTACATCCTCTGTAACAGCTGTGATTTGGAGGGACGACCGTACAACGTCGCCGTCCTCCTCCCATGAGATTGATGAGAGAAACTGGAGCGATGtcaatttttgtaaaaaattcaAG CTGTGGCATGCCCTCTCGAAGACCCTAGCCGAGAAGACAGCATGGGCTCTAGCAATGGACCGAGGACTGAACATGGTGTCCGTCAATGGCGGGCTGTTGATGAGCCCCGATCTCACCATCACTAATCCGTATCTAAAAGGAACGGCTGAGATGTACCAAGATGGGCTGTTGGTGACCGTTgatctcaagttccttgttgaCGCACACATCTCCGTCCTTGAAGAGGCGTCATCCTACGGAAGATACGTATGCTTCGACAGAGTCATCAATTGCTACAAAGATGCCGTTGGGCTCGCCCGCATGCTTTTGCCGCCTTCTCAAACTTCATTTCTCCAAACGCAAACCCAACCCCAAACCCCAAG TTTCGAGGAGACGGAGACAATGGTGGTGTACCAACAGAAGATAAGCAACGAGAAACTAAACAAACTCATGGTCGACTTTGACACCACCCTTCAACTCAGCCATTAA
- the LOC103420810 gene encoding cinnamoyl-CoA reductase-like SNL6 isoform X3, translating to MALAADAICTCDDDGADEISPCSGTTTVCVMDASGRLGSTLVHRLLHRGYAVHAALQTHHKCFDDELVKKKKVSVFRSDPFDYHSIMVALEGCSALFYSFEPPSDHPTYDEFMAEAEVRAAHNVLEACAQTDTIHKVVFTSSVTAVIWRDDRTTSPSSSHEIDERNWSDVNFCKKFKLWHALSKTLAEKTAWALAMDRGLNMVSVNGGLLMSPDLTITNPYLKGTAEMYQDGLLVTVDLKFLVDAHISVLEEASSYGRYVCFDRVINCYKDAVGLARMLLPPSQTSFLQTQTQPQTPSFEETETMVVYQQKISNEKLNKLMVDFDTTLQLSH from the exons ATGGCTCTTGCAGCAGATGCTATTTGTACTTGTGATGATGATGGTGCTGATGAAATTAGTCCATGTTCAGGGACGACCACAGTCTGCGTCATGGATGCGTCCGGCCGCCTAGGCTCCACTCTCGTCCATCGCCTCTTGCACAGAGGCTATGCAGTCCATGCTGCACTCCAAACCCATCACA AGTGTTTTGATGACGAATTggtaaagaagaagaaagtgagcGTTTTCCGTTCAGACCCCTTTGACTACCACAGCATTATGGTCGCTTTGGAAGGATGCTCTGCCCTTTTCTACTCCTTCGAGCCTCCTTCAGACCACCCCACTTATGAT GAATTTATGGCAGAGGCAGAGGTCAGAGCAGCTCATAACGTACTGGAAGCTTGTGCCCAAACTGATACCATACACAAAGTAGTCTTTACATCCTCTGTAACAGCTGTGATTTGGAGGGACGACCGTACAACGTCGCCGTCCTCCTCCCATGAGATTGATGAGAGAAACTGGAGCGATGtcaatttttgtaaaaaattcaAG CTGTGGCATGCCCTCTCGAAGACCCTAGCCGAGAAGACAGCATGGGCTCTAGCAATGGACCGAGGACTGAACATGGTGTCCGTCAATGGCGGGCTGTTGATGAGCCCCGATCTCACCATCACTAATCCGTATCTAAAAGGAACGGCTGAGATGTACCAAGATGGGCTGTTGGTGACCGTTgatctcaagttccttgttgaCGCACACATCTCCGTCCTTGAAGAGGCGTCATCCTACGGAAGATACGTATGCTTCGACAGAGTCATCAATTGCTACAAAGATGCCGTTGGGCTCGCCCGCATGCTTTTGCCGCCTTCTCAAACTTCATTTCTCCAAACGCAAACCCAACCCCAAACCCCAAG TTTCGAGGAGACGGAGACAATGGTGGTGTACCAACAGAAGATAAGCAACGAGAAACTAAACAAACTCATGGTCGACTTTGACACCACCCTTCAACTCAGCCATTAA
- the LOC103420811 gene encoding uncharacterized protein, with protein sequence MWLEIICGLIIYQLYRWFVSSDDDDVLDLETSDSKALFSVGDRLAKLYGGKVYVGLRIPDADTASPQTIDLVLVSEGEAAVVSVKNLSGLVSVNVDGSWVCEGYSSNHKAQHLPDPVLETKKQASILESYLEQRGVALPKGYLSCKVILSNPKVCTIQSSNFPSEVVTYDQWVQLKPEPKNMFSGWFKGAFRGGKKEMQESMHQKLDSILSTAPMWDRLELKGSKYVLGEFLEFKGKQEDVQDLKCIKRSKIGRLVVQKTSMLGFAPSRLQVLYSPRDYRSEGASASEWMEVTVRSSTEVLFQPENSSRVRKFKLSSIVSMSLSA encoded by the exons ATGTGGTTAGAGATCATCTGCGGGCTGATAATATACCAGCTGTACAGGTGGTTCGTCTCCTCCGATGACGACGACGTCTTGGACCTGGAGACTTCTGATTCCAAGGCTCTCTTCTCCGTCGGTGACAGGCTTGCCAAGCTTTACGGCGGTAAGGTCTACGTTGGCCTTCGCATTCCCGATGCTGATACCGCTTCCCCTCAGACTATCGATTTGGTCCTCGTCTCCGAAGG ggaggCAGCGGTCGTGAGTGTAAAGAATTTATCAGGATTAGTTTCAGTGAATGTGGATGGCAGCTGGGTTTGTGAGGGCTACAGTAGTAATCACAAGGCGCAGCACCTACCCGACCCT GTGTTGGAGACCAAAAAACAAGCTTCAATTCTTGAATCATATTTAGAACAAAGAGGAGTTGCTTTACCAAAAGGATATTTGTCTTGCAAAGTAATCCTTTCCAATCCAAAAGTTTG TACCATTCAGTCCAGCAATTTTCCATCAGAAGTCGTAACCTATGACCAGTGGGTGCAGCTGAAACCAGAACCAAAAAACATGTTTTCTGGTTGGTTCAAAGGTGCCTTCCGTGGTGGAAAGAAAGAGATGCAAGAATCTATGCATCAGAAGCTTGATTCCATTCTTAGTACAGCTCCAATGTGGGATAG GTTGGAGCTCAAAGGTAGTAAGTATGTTCTTGGAGAATTTCTAGAATTCAAGGGTAAGCAGGAAGATGTTCAGGATTTGAAATGTATCAAAAGATCAAAAATTGGCCGCCTTGTAGTCCAAAAGACGAGCATGCTTGGATTTG CCCCTTCTAGGCTTCAAGTTCTGTACTCTCCTCGTGATTATCGGAGCGAAGGAGCTTCAGCTTCTGAGTGGATGGAGGTAACTGTAAGGTCTAGTACAGAAGTCCTCTTCCAGCCAGAAAATTCTTCTAGAGTACGCAAGTTTAAGCTTTCTTCGATCGTCTCTATGTCACTGAGTGCTTAA
- the LOC103420809 gene encoding V-type proton ATPase subunit H-like isoform X1 translates to MDHAELTTEQVLNRDIPWETYMTTKLITGTCLQLLRRYDKRSESYRSQLLDDDGPAYVQVFVGILRDIFKEETVEYVLALIDEVLTANPKRARLFHDSSLVDKDIYEPFLRLLWKSNWFIQEKSCKILALIVSARPKLQDGSSANGEASNSKRKITTIDDVLKGLVEWLCAQLKKPSHPSRGIPTAINCLATLLKEPVVRSSFVQLDGVKLLVPLISPASTQQSIQLLYETCLCVWLLSYYEPAIEYLATSRALPRLIEVVKSSTKEKVVRVVVLTLRNLLSKGTFGAQMVDLGLPQIVQSLKAQAWSDEDLLEGLNQLEEGLKDNIKKLSSFDKYKQEVLLGHLDWSPMHKDPIFWRENITNFEENDFQILRVLITILDTSSDPRALAVACFDISQFVQQHPAGRVVVTDLKAKERVMKLMDHESAEVTKNALLCIQRLFLGAKYASFLQA, encoded by the exons ATGGACCATGCTGAGCTCACCACCGAACAG GTTTTGAATAGGGACATCCCATGGGAGACTTACATGACCACTAAACTCATCACTGGAACCTGCCTTCAGCTCTTGAGGCGCTACGATAAAAGATCCGAGAGCTACAGATCACAGCTTCTCGACGAT GATGGCCCTGCTTATGTTCAAGTGTTTGTAGGCATTTTACGTGATATTTTCAAGGAAGAAACGGTGGAATATGTCCTTGCTTTAATTGATGAAGTGCTTACAG CTAACCCAAAAAGAGCAAGATTGTTCCATGATAGTAGTCTTGTTGATAAAGATATCTATGAGCCTTTCTTGAG GTTGCTCTGGAAGAGTAATTGGTTCATACAAGAGAAGAGCTGTAAGATACTTGCTTTAATAGTGAG TGCCAGGCCAAAACTCCAAGATGGCTCTTCTGCAAATGGAGAAGCCTCAAATTCAAAGAGAAAAATAACTACTATTGATGATGTGTTGAAAGGATTGGTGGAATGGCTGTGTGCACAG TTGAAGAAGCCTTCCCATCCCAGTCGTGGTATCCCAACTGCCATCAATTGCCTTGCAACCTTACTAAAGGAACCTGTAGTTAGATCTTCCTTTGTTCAGTTAGATGGGGTGAAGTTGCTTGTCCCCTTAATTTCTCCAGCTTCCACCCAACAATCTATTCAG CTTCTTTATGAAACATGTCTATGCGTCTGGCTCTTATCTTATTATGAACCTGCAATTGAGTACTTGGCTACTTCTAGAGCTCTACCACGACTCATAGAAGTTGTCAAGAGTTCCACAAAGGAGAAG GTTGTCAGAGTTGTTGTTTTGACCCTGAGGAACTTGCTCTCAAAAGGGACGTTTGGTGCTCAAATGGTGGACCTTGGACTGCCACAAATCGTTCAGAGTTTGAAAGCACAAGCATGGAGTGATGAG GATCTCCTGGAGGGATTAAATCAACTGGAAGAAGGTCTGAAGGATAACATCAAGAAATTAAGTTCTTTTGACAAGTATAAGCAAGAAGTCCTCCTTGGCCATCTTGACTGGTCACCCATGCACAAGGATCCAATATTCTGGCGAGAGAATATTACCAATTTTGAAGAGAACGACTTTCAG ATTCTTAGAGTCCTGATTACTATCTTGGACACATCCAGTGATCCTAGGGCTTTGGCCGTAGCCTGCTTTGATATCTCACAGTTTGTCCAGCAGCATCCGGCTGGAAGAGTCGTAGTGACGGACCTCAAGGCCAAGGAACGCGTGATGAAACTGATGGATCATGAGAGTGCCGAGGTCACCAAAAATGCCCTGCTATGTATCCAAAGGCTTTTCCTAGGTGCCAAGTATGCGAGCTTTTTGCAGGCTTAG
- the LOC103420809 gene encoding V-type proton ATPase subunit H-like isoform X2 has product MDHAELTTEQVLNRDIPWETYMTTKLITGTCLQLLRRYDKRSESYRSQLLDDDGPAYVQVFVGILRDIFKEETVEYVLALIDEVLTANPKRARLFHDSSLVDKDIYEPFLRLLWKSNWFIQEKSCKILALIVRPKLQDGSSANGEASNSKRKITTIDDVLKGLVEWLCAQLKKPSHPSRGIPTAINCLATLLKEPVVRSSFVQLDGVKLLVPLISPASTQQSIQLLYETCLCVWLLSYYEPAIEYLATSRALPRLIEVVKSSTKEKVVRVVVLTLRNLLSKGTFGAQMVDLGLPQIVQSLKAQAWSDEDLLEGLNQLEEGLKDNIKKLSSFDKYKQEVLLGHLDWSPMHKDPIFWRENITNFEENDFQILRVLITILDTSSDPRALAVACFDISQFVQQHPAGRVVVTDLKAKERVMKLMDHESAEVTKNALLCIQRLFLGAKYASFLQA; this is encoded by the exons ATGGACCATGCTGAGCTCACCACCGAACAG GTTTTGAATAGGGACATCCCATGGGAGACTTACATGACCACTAAACTCATCACTGGAACCTGCCTTCAGCTCTTGAGGCGCTACGATAAAAGATCCGAGAGCTACAGATCACAGCTTCTCGACGAT GATGGCCCTGCTTATGTTCAAGTGTTTGTAGGCATTTTACGTGATATTTTCAAGGAAGAAACGGTGGAATATGTCCTTGCTTTAATTGATGAAGTGCTTACAG CTAACCCAAAAAGAGCAAGATTGTTCCATGATAGTAGTCTTGTTGATAAAGATATCTATGAGCCTTTCTTGAG GTTGCTCTGGAAGAGTAATTGGTTCATACAAGAGAAGAGCTGTAAGATACTTGCTTTAATAGTGAG GCCAAAACTCCAAGATGGCTCTTCTGCAAATGGAGAAGCCTCAAATTCAAAGAGAAAAATAACTACTATTGATGATGTGTTGAAAGGATTGGTGGAATGGCTGTGTGCACAG TTGAAGAAGCCTTCCCATCCCAGTCGTGGTATCCCAACTGCCATCAATTGCCTTGCAACCTTACTAAAGGAACCTGTAGTTAGATCTTCCTTTGTTCAGTTAGATGGGGTGAAGTTGCTTGTCCCCTTAATTTCTCCAGCTTCCACCCAACAATCTATTCAG CTTCTTTATGAAACATGTCTATGCGTCTGGCTCTTATCTTATTATGAACCTGCAATTGAGTACTTGGCTACTTCTAGAGCTCTACCACGACTCATAGAAGTTGTCAAGAGTTCCACAAAGGAGAAG GTTGTCAGAGTTGTTGTTTTGACCCTGAGGAACTTGCTCTCAAAAGGGACGTTTGGTGCTCAAATGGTGGACCTTGGACTGCCACAAATCGTTCAGAGTTTGAAAGCACAAGCATGGAGTGATGAG GATCTCCTGGAGGGATTAAATCAACTGGAAGAAGGTCTGAAGGATAACATCAAGAAATTAAGTTCTTTTGACAAGTATAAGCAAGAAGTCCTCCTTGGCCATCTTGACTGGTCACCCATGCACAAGGATCCAATATTCTGGCGAGAGAATATTACCAATTTTGAAGAGAACGACTTTCAG ATTCTTAGAGTCCTGATTACTATCTTGGACACATCCAGTGATCCTAGGGCTTTGGCCGTAGCCTGCTTTGATATCTCACAGTTTGTCCAGCAGCATCCGGCTGGAAGAGTCGTAGTGACGGACCTCAAGGCCAAGGAACGCGTGATGAAACTGATGGATCATGAGAGTGCCGAGGTCACCAAAAATGCCCTGCTATGTATCCAAAGGCTTTTCCTAGGTGCCAAGTATGCGAGCTTTTTGCAGGCTTAG
- the LOC103420808 gene encoding uncharacterized protein: protein MSVSVVVSPPHIIGATSAALALGCSPPLYSPHSPRISVFLYPPSTLPAPYPPRPSSKNRVTSSSSSSSAAFAFLHHTPATATMTRGPRGFLSASSSSCCCCSFRARSPDHFESADDDDEDESPSADTDEEEEEYADGDFGSPDRWDVLGLGQAMVDFSGTVDDEFLEKLGLEKGTRKLVNHEERGRVLRAMDGCSYKAAAGGSLSNTLVALARLGSGSIAGSTLNVAMAGSVGSDPLGDFYRTKLRRANLHFLSEPIKDGTTGTVIVLTTSDAQRTMLAYQGTSSTVNYDPCLASTVCNTKIFVVEGYLFELPDTIKTITKACEVARKSGALVAVTASDVSCIERHYDDFWEIVGNYADIVFANSDEARAFCHFSSKESPVSATRYLSHFVPLSSVTDGPRGSYIGVKGEAVYIPPSPCVPADTCGAGDAYASGILYGILRGVSDLKGIGTLAARVAATVVGQQGTRLRVQDAVELAESFACHVDSSRIRSDIGSDHLSSF from the exons ATGTCTGTATCGGTTGTTGTTTCTCCTCCGCACATAATCGGCGCCACGAGTGCGGCCCTGGCCCTGGGCTGCTCTCCACCACTCTATTCTCCGCATTCCCCTCGCATTTCTGTCTTTTTATACCCCCCTTCCACTCTCCCCGCGCCTTATCCACCGCGTCCTTCTTCAAAAAATAGAGTTACTTCCTCCTCCTCCAGCTCCTCTGCCGCCTTTGCTTTTCTCCATCACACCCCCGCAACCGCAACCATGACCAGAGGGCCACGTGGGTTTCTCAgcgcctcctcctcctcctgctgCTGCTGTAGCTTTAGAGCTCGCTCACCTGATCACTTTGAGAGCGCTGATGACGATGATGAAGATGAAAGTCCTTCTGCTGATACtgatgaggaggaagaagaatatgCCGACGGGGATTTTGGGTCGCCTGATAGATGGGACGTTTTGGGCCTGGGACAAGCCATG GTCGACTTTTCTGGGACTGTTGATGACGAGTTCCTGGAGAAATTGGGATTGGAAAAGGGAACAAGGAAGCTTGTGAATCATGAAGAGAGAGGTAGAGTTTTGAGAGCTATGGATGGTTGTAGCTATAAGGCTGCTGCTGGTGGGTCTCTTTCCAACACTTTAGTGGCCTTGGCAAGGCTTGGTAGTGGCTCCATTGCAGGCTCTACCTTGAATGTAGCTATGGCAGGGAGTGTCGGGAGTGATCCATTGGGTGATTTTTACAG GACCAAGTTACGTCGTGCGAATTTGCATTTTCTTTCTGAACCTATCAAGGATGGGACAACAGGGACAGTGATAGTTCTCACAACTTCAGATGCCCAGCGTACAATGCTTGCATATCAG GGTACATCTTCAACTGTTAATTATGATCCATGCTTGGCTAGCACAGTTTGCAATACAAAAATATTTGTAGTCGAGGGTTATTTATTTGAACTTCCTGATACAATCAAAACAATTACAAAAGCATGTGAAGTAGCACGCAAGAGCGGTGCCCTGGTTGCAGTTACAGCATCAGATGTCTCCTGCATTGAGAGACACTATGATGATTTCTG GGAAATTGTTGGAAACTATGCGGACATTGTTTTTGCAAACAGTGACGAAGCAAGAGCATTCTGCCATTTTTCCTCAAAGGAGAGCCCCGTTTCAGCTACAAGGTATCTGAGCCATTTTGTTCCCCTGTCATCAGTTACTGATGGACCAAGAGGGTCTTACATTGGTGTAAAAGGAGAAGCTGTATATATTCCTCCTTCTCCATGTGTACCAGCGGACACTTGTGGTGCTGGAGATGCATATGCGTCGGGAATTTTGTATGGTATTCTACGAGGAGTGTCAGATTTGAAAGGAATAGGTACTCTAGCGGCAAGGGTTGCAGCCACAGTGGTGGGGCAGCAGGGCACACGACTTAGGGTTCAAGATGCAGTAGAGTTGGCAGAATCATTTGCATGCCATGTTGATAGTTCCCGCATTAGATCAGACATTGGATCAGATCATTTATCCAGCTTCTAA